A portion of the Podospora pseudoanserina strain CBS 124.78 chromosome 2, whole genome shotgun sequence genome contains these proteins:
- a CDS encoding hypothetical protein (EggNog:ENOG503PBTV; COG:S), producing the protein MLLRATALTLGATLTGHLASAQPPGIVIPPMMRFACSQLVVDRIDPLVNPGSVPSPHLHQIVGGNSFRPDMTHPNHDLVSNSTCTSCTFTEDLSNYWTAVLFFRARNGTYKRVPQHQEEGLRGNGGITVYYIPSTTITTPGTVKAFKPGFRMLVGDAAKKEGPDAGPAPVKVCHRCMPESGDNRNLNCASPDTEKLPSKPCVGGIRSVITFPTCWDGVNLDSPDHMSHVAYAKGAGAYDVGPTGNCPDTHPVVIPQVMYEVRWRTDLFSDPDLWPEDGSQPFVWSTGDEKGFSQHGDYVFGWKDDALQRAMDARCTMDVCDVLETQTPEEAVKCTVPPRVDEDYEGWLTSLPGEVL; encoded by the exons ATGCTTCTTAGAGCAACCGCCCTGACCCTGGGCGCGACCCTAACGGGTCACCTCGCCTCCGCCCAGCCCCCCGGTATCGTCATCCCCCCCATGATGCGCTTCGCCTGCTCCCAGCTCGTCGTCGACCGAATCGACCCCCTTGTCAACCCCGGCtctgtcccctccccccatctccaccaaaTTGTTGGTGGCAACTCCTTCCGCCCAGATATGACCCACCCTAACCACGATCTGGTCTCGAATTCAACCTGCACAAGCTGCACCTTCACCGAGGATCTCTCCAACTACTGGACTGCAGTGCTGTTCTTCCGTGCCCGAAACGGCACCTACAAACGCGTgccacaacaccaagaagaagggctcCGTGGCAATGGCGGTATTACAGTCTACTATATCCCGTCAActaccatcaccactccGGGCACGGTCAAGGCTTTCAAGCCCGGCTTCAGAATGCTGGTGGGCGAtgccgccaagaaggagggtcCAGACGCAGGGCCGGCGCCGGTCAAGGTGTGCCATAGGTGTATGCCCGAGTCGGGGGACAACAGAAACCTCAACTGCGCGTCGCCAGATACGGAGAAGCTTCCCAGCAAGCCCTGTGTGGGAGGGATCCGATCGGTGATTACTTTCCCAACATGCTGGGATGGTGTCAATCTCGATAGCCCGGATCATATGAGCCATGTTGCTTATGCAAAGGGCGCTGGGGCGTACGATGTTGGTCCGACTGGCAATTGTCCTGACACACATCCGGTGGTGATTCCTCAGGTTATGTATGAGGTTAGGTGGAGG ACCGACCTCTTCAGCGATCCTGACCTCTGGCCGGAGGATGGATCCCAGCCGTTTGTCTGGTCCACCGGAGACGAAAAGGGTTTCTCCCAGCATGGTGACTACGTGTTTGGATGGAAAGATGACGCTTTACAGCGTGCTATGGATGCCCGATGTACCATGGATGTGTGTGACGTTTTGGAGACGCAGACTCCagaggaggcggtcaagTGCACCGTGCCGCCGCGTGTTGATGAGGATTATGAGGGGT GGTTGACGAGTTTACCTGGGGAGGTGTTGTAG